CGTGGTAACGAGGTTGCTAGCACCTTTGCGGTTCGGCAATCAGCCATAGCGCCCGGTAATATAGTCTTCCGTTTGCTTCTTCTTCGGCTTAGTGAACAGATCATCTGTATTGCTGAACTCAATCAACTCACCGAGATACATAAACGCCGTGTGATCGGAGCAACGCGCAGCCTGCTGCATGTTGTGCGTCACGATAACCACGGTGTAATCCTGTTTAAGCTCGGTGATCAGCTCTTCAATACGACCGGTTGAGATCGGGTCAAGCGCTGAGCAAGGCTCATCCAGTAGCAACACTTCCGGACGGATCGCAATACCACGGGCGATGCACAGACGCTGCTGCTGACCGCCGGAGAGAGAGTACCCGCTCTGGTGCAGTTTATCCTTGGTTTCATTCCATAGTGCGGCCTTGGTCAAAGCCCACTGCACGCGCTCGTCCATATCCGGGCGCGAGAGCTTTTCAAACAGGCGCACGCCAAACGCGATGTTGTCGTAAATCGACATCGGGAACGGCGTCGGTTTCTGGAACACCATGCCCACTTTCGCACGCAGCAGCGCGATATCCTGGGTATTGGTGAGAATGTTGTCGCCGTCCAGCAGGATTTCGCCTTCGGCGCGCTGCTCCGGGTAAAGCTCAAACATTTTGTTAAAGGTACGCAGCAGCGTGGATTTACCGCAGCCGGACGGCCCGATAAACGCCGTCACCTGATTTTGGGCAATATCCAGGCTGATGTTTTTCAGTGCATGGAATTTGCCGTAATAGAAGTTCAAATCACGAACCTGAATCTTGTCCGGCGTCATATCAACCATACTCATTTATCTCTTTCCTCAACTCGACGCCGCTTTCGCCGCGTCGCAAAAATTAACCGTGTTTACCCTTGGCGAAAATGACGCGCGCCAGAATATTCAACAACAGTACGCAGAGCGTGATAATCAGCACCCCGGCCCAGGCCAATTGCTGCCATTCGGCAAAGGGGCTCATGGCGAATTTGAAAATGGTCACCGGCAGGTTCGCGATAGGCTGCATCATATCGGTGCTCCAGAACTGGTTGGAGAGCGCGGTAAACAGCAATGGCGCCGTTTCACCGGCAATACGCGCAACCGCCAGCAACACGCCGGTCATAATCCCGGAAACAGACGCTTTCAGCGTGATGGCGGAAATCATCTTCCATTTTGGCGTACCCAGCGCGTAAGCGGCTTCGCGCAGGCTATCCGGCACCAGTTTCAGCATGTTTTCCGTGGTACGAATCACGATCGGTACCTGAAGCAGCGCCAGCGCAATCACGCCCGCCCAACCGGAGAAGTGCTGCATCTGCGCCACAACGATGGTGTAGACAAACAGCCCCACCACAATAGAGGGCGCGGAGAGCAAAATGTCGTTGATAAAACGGATAATTTCCGCAAGCCAGGATTTGCGGCCATACTCCGCCAGATAAATCCCCGCCATAATACCCAACGGTGTACCAATAACGGTTGCCCACAGGATCAGCAGGCCGCTACCGGCAAGGGCGTTCGCCAGACCACCGCCTGCGGTATTCGGCGGCGGCGTCATTTCCGTAAACAGCGCCAGCGACATGCCGTCAAAACCGCGCGTTACGGTGGATAACAGGATCCATACCAGCCAGAACAGACCGAACGCCATGGTCGCCATTGAGAGCGTCAGGGCGATACGGTTTTTCAGGCGGCGCTTAGCCTGCATCTTGCGGCGCGATTCAGCGAGCTGCGCAGTGCTTTGCATTTCAAGCGTAGCCATCAGCGTGCCCCCTCGTTTTTCGCCAGGCGCAGGATCATAAATTTAGAGATAGCCAACACGATAAAGGTGATCACGAACAGGATCAGGCCCAGTTCCATCAGCGCGGCAACGTGCAAGCCCGATTCCGCTTCGGCGAACTCATTCGCCAGCGCGGACGTAATACTGTTGCCTGGCATAAACAGCGAAGCACTGTCGAGTTGGTAGGTGTTGCCGATGATAAAGGTCACCGCCATGGTTTCACCCAGCGCGCGCCCCAGTCCCAGCATCACGCCACCGATCACCCCGTTTTTGGTAAAAGGCAACACGATGCGCCAGATAACCTCCCAGGTGGTGCAGCCAATGCCGTAGGCCGACTCTTTCATCATTACCGGCGTTTGTTCGAAGACATCGCGCATCACCGCCGCAATGTACGGAATAATCATAATCGCGAGGATAACCCCGGCAGCCAGAATCCCGATACCGAACGCCGGGCCGGAGAAGAGCGCGCCCACGAACGGGATAGTGGAAAGCACATTGCCTACCGGCTCCTGGAAGTAGGTCGCAAACAGCGGCGCGAAGATAAACAGCCCCCACATGCCATAGACGATACTCGGGATAGCGGCCAGCAGTTCGATGGCGATGCCCAGCGGACGCTTCAGCCAGCCTGGCGACAGTTCCGTCAGAAACAGCGCGATACCGAAGCTCACCGGAACGGCAATCAGCAGTGCGATAACAGACGTGACGACAGTCCCGTAAATGGGCACCAACGCACCGTAAATATCGTTCGGCGCATCCCACTCTTTGGTCCACAGAAAGGAGAAACCAAACTTCTGAATGCTTGGCCAGGAGGAGAAAATCAACGACACAATAATGCCGCTGAGCAGCAATAACACAATCAGCGCAGCCAGTCTTACCAGTGCGCTGAAAATCATGTCGCCTTTTTTACCCGGTGGGTTAAATGCCGGCTTGGTTGCAGCCATAAAATACTCTTCAGTTAGAACGTCTTACGAAGTTGCCCGCAGGCGCTTGCGCTTACCGGGCCTACAGAGGATCTGTAAGGCGGATGGTGTAAGCGCCATCCGCCATGTTCTTCAAATTTCAGCGATTAGTAAACTGCTTTACCGCTGCTGTCTTTTACGCTGGTTTTCCAGGCTGCGCGAACTTGTTCAACAACGCTATCCGGCAGGGTGGCGTAGTCAAGGTCGTTAGCTTGTTTGCCGCCTTTTTTGTAGGCCCAGTCAAAGAATTTCAGCACTTCAGCGCCTTGTTCAGGTTTGGCCTGCTCTTTGTGTACCAGGATAAAGGTGGTGGAGGTGATTGGCCACACATCCGCGCCTTTCTGGTTTGTCAGGTCCTGAGCGAAGGATTTGCTCCAGTCGATATCTTTCGCCGCGTTAGAGAAGCTCTCTTCAGTCGGGCTAACGGCTTTGCCGTCGGCAGAGATCAATTTGGTGTAGGTCAGGTTGTTCTGCTTAGCGTAAGCATATTCAACATAGCCAATAGAGCCCGGCAGACGCTGTACGAATGCCGCGATACCGTCGTTACCTTTACCGCCCAGACCGGTCGGCCAGTTAACCGTTGAGCCAGAGCCGACTTTGGATTTCCACTCTTCGTTCACTTTCGCCAGGTAGCTGGTGAAAACGAAAGAGGTACCGGAACCGTCAGCGCGGCGAACCACAGCAATATTCTGAGAAGGCAGTTTCAGGCCTGGGTTGAGCTTAGCGATTGCTGCGTCATCCCATTTTTTGATATTACCCAGGTAGATGTCGCCCAGGGTTTTACCGTCGAGCACCAGCTCACCGGCTTTCACGCCCGGAACGTTGATAGCCAGTACGATCCCGCCGATAACAGTCGGGAACTGGAACAGACCTTCCTGCGCCAGTTTGTCGTCAGCCAGCGGAGCATCAGATGCACCGAAATCGACAGTTTTAGCGGTAATTTGTTTTACGCCACCGGAAGAGCCGATGCCCTGATAGTTAATCTTATTACCGGTTTCTTTTTGGTAGGTGTCAGCCCACTTGGCATACACCGGCGCAGGGAAAGTTGCACCCGCACCAGTCAGGCTAGCGGCGGCGTTTACAGCAAAAGCACTCAGAGAAAAGGTCGCGGCGACAACAGTTGCGACAGTGGTACGCATAACGTTCATAATGTCTCCTGCCAGGGATTGTAAATCGTTGTTTGAGTTGCTACTCGGAGCAAAATAGGACACTTTGATGACAGTTATATGCAACGATTGTTACTGTTTGATGACAGCAAAAAAATAAAGTTACCGCACTCTTTTAACGACATTTAAATCAATAGCTTACTTTTTTATGGCTCAGAAAAATTTCAGTCATATTTTATATTTGTGACAATGAAAAAGTAGCTGAACCTGACGATAACCCCTAAAAAAATGCAAAAAAAGAGGCTGCTGAAAGGCAACCTCTTGTTCGTTATTACGGCAGTAAAAAATTATTCCACGGTCACCGATTTCGCCAGGTTACGCGGCTGGTCAACGTCAGTGCCTTTGATCAGCGCGACGTGGTAAGCCAGCAGTTGCAGCGGCACGGTGTAGAAGATAGGCGCGATAACCTCTTCCACGTGCGGCATTTCGATGATGTGCATATTGTCGCTGCTGGTGAAGCCAGCATCCTGATCGGCGAAGACATACAGCACGCCGCCACGGGCGCGCACTTCTTCGATGTTGGATTTCAGTTTTTCCAGCAATTCGTTGTTGGGTGCCACAACGATAACCGGCATATCCGCATCGATCAGCGCCAGCGGGCCATGTTTCAACTCACCGGCGGCATAGGCTTCTGCGTGAATATAGGAGATCTCTTTCAGCTTCAATGCGCCTTCCAGCGCGATCGGGTACTGATCGCCACGACCGAGGAACAGCGCGTGATGCTTGTCAGAGAAGTCCTCCGCCAGCGCTTCGATGCGTTTATCCTGCGACAGCATCTGCTCAATACGGCTCGGCAGCGCCTGCAAACCATGAACGATATCGTGTTCAATGGCTACATCCTGACCTTTCAGGCGGCTCAGTTTCGCCACCAGCATCAACAGCACCGTTAACTGCGTGGTAAATGCTTTGGTCGATGCGACACCGATTTCGGTACCCGCATTGGTCATCATTGCCAGGTCGGATTCACGCACCAGCGAGGAGCCCGGCACGTTACAAATCGCCAGCGAACCTAAATAGCCCAGCTCTTTGGACAGACGCAGAGCGGCCAGCGTATCGGCCGTTTCCCCGGATTGCGATAGCGTAATCATCAGGCTGTTACGACGCACGGCGGATTTGCGATAGCGGAATTCAGAGGCGATTTCGACATCGCACGGCACACCGGCCAGCGCTTCAAACCAGTAACGGGAAACCATACCGGAGTTATAAGACGTCCCGCAGGCAACGATCTGAATATGCTCGACTTTTGTCAGCATTTCGTTGGCGTTTGGCCCCAGTTCGCTCAGATCCACTTCGCCGTGGCTGATGCGCCCGGTCAGGGTGTTTTTGATGGCGTTCGGCTGCTCGTAGATCTCTTTTTGCATGTAGTGGCGATAAATACCTTTATCACCGGCATCGTATTGCAGACTGGATTCGATATCCGGGCGTTTAATCTGTGCGCCTGATTTATCGAATACCGTCACGCTGCGGCGGGTTACTTCAGCAATATCGCCCTCTTCGAGGAAGATAAAGCGGCGAGTCACCGGCAGTAAGGCCAACTGATCGGACGCGATAAAGTTTTCACCCATACCGAGACCGATAACCAGCGGGCTACCAGAGCGCGCGGCCAGCAGCGTATCAGGATGGCGCGTATCCATAATCACCGTGCCGTAAGCGCCGCGTAACTGTGGGATGGCGCGCAGTACCGCTTCACGCAGCGTACCGCCCTGTTCCAGCTCCCAGTGCACCAGGTGCGCGATCACTTCAGTATCGGTTTCAGAAACAAAGACATAGCCACGCGCTTGTAACGTTTCGCGCAGCGGTTCATGGTTTTCGATAATGCCGTTATGGACGACGACGATATGGTCAGACACATGCGGGTGCGCGTTGCCTTCCGACGGCTCACCATGCGTTGCCCAGCGCGTGTGCGCGATACCTGTTCCGCCATGCAACGGATGGTCTTCCGCCGCCTGGGAGAGCATCTGCACTTTACCGAGGCGACGCAGACGGGTCATGTGACCTTCGTTGTCGACGACGGCTAGACCGGCAGAGTCATAACCACGGTATTCAAGGCGACGTAAGCCTTCGAGAAGAATTTCTGCAACATCACGCTGCGCGACTGCGCCTACAATTCCACACATATTTTTTGATTCCGATTTTGGCGTTATGCCTTTTGTTGTCGGTCAACCTGTATGTCCGTTTTTCGGACGCCCCGAGCCTTGTAGAGAGTGGGGTTATTTTTATAGGTACTGCATTAAATCCATTGCCGGATGGCGCTGCGCTTATCCGGACTACTTCTTCTTAACCGGGCGTTTCCAGCCCTGTTTGTTGATCTGTGGTACGCGGCTTATAACCAGTTCATTTTCTGCGACATCGCGCGTGACGGTCGTTCCGGCGGCAATGGTCGCGCCTTTTGCAACGGTAACCGGCGCCACAAGTTGCGTATCGGAGCCAACAAACACATCGTCGCCAATGATAGTTTTAAATTTGTTTGCGCCATTGTAGTTGCAGGTAATGACACCCGCGCCGACATTCACGTTGTCGCCAATTTCCGCATCGCCCAGGTAGGTCAGATGACCGGCTTTGGAACCTTTACCGAGACGCGCTTTTTTCATCTCAACAAAGTTACCAACGTGCGCGCCCACCAGCAGCTCTGCGCCCGGGCGTAAACGGGCAAACGGCCCAATGGTGCAGTCAGCTTCCAGACGGGCATCTTCCACCACGCTGTAGGGGCTGATGTCGCAATCATCGCCAATCACGCTGTTTTTGATAATGCAACCCGCGCCAATCTTGACGCGATCGCCCAATTTAACGTTGCCTTCGATAATGACGTTAGCATCGATCTCCACATCCCGCCCGTGCTCCAGCGTACCGCGCAGGTCAAAGCGCGACGGATCGCGCAACATCACGCCCGCCAGCAGCAGTTTTTCAGCTTGTTCTGTCTGATAAGCGCGCTCGAGACGCGAAAGCTGGAGGCGATTATTCACGCCTTCGACTTCGCTTAAGCGCTGCGGATGCACGGCAGCAATTTCACGCCCTTCGTGATAAGCCAGGCTGATGATGTCGGTGATGTAGTATTCACCCTGGGCATTATTATTGGTGAGCTTGCCGAGCCAGCGTTTCAAATCGCCGCCGTTGGCGACAAGAATGCCGGTATTGATTTCATTGATCTGACGCTGGGCTTCGCTGGCATCTTTCTGCTCGACAATCCCGGTCACCACGCCATTCTCACGCGTGATACGGCCATAGCCGGTTGGATCGTCGAGTACAACGGTGAGCAGACCGATTCCGCCCTGCGGTTTTGCTTCACGCAGGCGCTCAAGCGTCTCGACCGAGATCAGTGGCACATCGCCGTAGAGCATTAAAATATCTTCGTCGTCAGCAAAAAATGGCGCGGCCTGCTGCATGGCATGACCGGTGCCGAGCTGTTCAGCTTGCAACACCCAGTTGAGTTTGTCGTCGGTGAGACGTTGCCTGAGCAATTCACCGCCGTGACCATAGACAAGATGAACCTGATGAGCGCCAAGATTATTAGCGGTATCAATGACATGCTGAACCATCGCTTTCCCTGCAAGGGTATGCAGCACTTTGGGAAGATCGGAATACATGCGTGTGCCTTTGCCAGCAGCAAGGATCACCACACTCATTTTTGTGTTCAACATATTCGTCCTGACTATCATTTGGGAAAGAAGTTAACCTCTTTCATGTTGAAATTACTACATCTTTTGCAGCATGAAATGGACTGTCGGTGAAATGTGCAATCTCCCCGCTCACAGGCCATTTGAAGGTCATTTTGCGGGCAGAGTAAATCAGCTTTACCCTGAAACATAGCGCCATTTCGCCCTGTTATTCATTTATACAATGAGTTAGTGATTTTTTTCATCCTGAATAAAGATTACGCATAAAAAAAGCCAGCCTGGAAACCAGACTGGCTTTTTAACGTTCAAGCCGGTGTTACATCGCTTTTTTCGTCAACTCGATAACACGCAGTTTCGCGATGGCTTTCGCCAGCTCCGCAGACGCCTGAGCGTAATCCACGTCACCGTGAGAGCTATTAATGTGCTCTTCTGCTTTGCGCTTCGATTCCAGGGCTCGCGCTTCGTCGAGATCCTGACCACGAATAGCGGTATCAGCCAGAACGGTCACACTGCCAGGCTGCACTTCGAGAATGCCGCCGGACAGGTAGATAAACTCTTCATGACCGAACTGTTTTACGATGCGGATCATACCAGGCTTAATGGCGGTGAGCAGCGGCGCGTGACCCGGGAACACACCCAGTTCACCTTCACTGCCCGTTACCTGGATTTTTTCGACCAGACCAGAGAACATCTGTTTCTCTGCGCTGACGACGTCCAGGTGGTAAGTCATTGCCATATCACCCTCCGATTAAGGCGTTAAAGTTTTTTGGCTTTTTCCACGGCTTCTTCGATGGAACCGACCATGTAGAACGCCTGCTCCGGCAGGTGGTCGTATTCGCCTTCCATAATGCCTTTAAAGCCACGGATGGTGTCTTTCAGGGAAACGTATTTACCCGGAGAACCGGTGAATACTTCCGCAACGAAGAACGGCTGGGACAGGAAGCGCTGGATCTTACGAGCGCGCGCAACCACCAGTTTGTCTTCTTCAGACAGTTCATCCATACCCAGAATGGCAATAATGTCTTTCAGTTCCTGGTAACGTTGCAGCAGAGACTGTACTCCACGCGCGGTGTCGTAGTGCTCCTGACCAACCACCAGCGGATCCAGCTGACGGCTGGTGGAATCCAGCGGGTCAACGGCCGGGTAGATACCCAGAGAAGCGATCTGACGGCTCAGTACCACGGTTGCGTCAAGGTGCGCAAAGGTGGTTGCCGGAGACGGGTCAGTCAAGTCATCCGCAGGTACGTATACCGCCTGAACGGAGGTGATAGAACCGGTTTTGGTGGAGGTGATACGTTCTTGCAGAACACCCATCTCTTCCGCCAGCGTCGGCTGGTAACCTACCGCTGAAGGCATACGGCCCAGCAGTGCGGATACTTCAGTACCGGCGAGGGTATAACGGTAGATGTTGTCGACGAACAGCAGAACGTCACGACCTTCGTCACGGAACTTCTCAGCCATGGTCAGGCCGGTCAGTGCAACGCGCAGACGGTTTCCCGGCGGCTCGTTCATCTGGCCGTACACCAGGGATACTTTGTCCAGTACGTTGGAGTCGGTCATTTCGTGGTAGAAGTCGTTACCCTCACGAGTACGTTCACCCACGCCCGCAAACACAGAGTAACCGGAGTGCTCAATCGCGATGTTACGAATAAGCTCCATCATGTTTACGGTTTTACCTACGCCCGCACCACCGAACAGACCGACTTTACCGCCCTTGGCGAACGGACACATCAGGTCGATAACTTTGATGCCGGTTTCCAGCAGTTCCTGAGAGCTGGAGAGCTCTTCATAGGAC
The nucleotide sequence above comes from Kosakonia sp. H02. Encoded proteins:
- the pstB gene encoding phosphate ABC transporter ATP-binding protein PstB, with protein sequence MSMVDMTPDKIQVRDLNFYYGKFHALKNISLDIAQNQVTAFIGPSGCGKSTLLRTFNKMFELYPEQRAEGEILLDGDNILTNTQDIALLRAKVGMVFQKPTPFPMSIYDNIAFGVRLFEKLSRPDMDERVQWALTKAALWNETKDKLHQSGYSLSGGQQQRLCIARGIAIRPEVLLLDEPCSALDPISTGRIEELITELKQDYTVVIVTHNMQQAARCSDHTAFMYLGELIEFSNTDDLFTKPKKKQTEDYITGRYG
- the pstA gene encoding phosphate ABC transporter permease PstA, with the translated sequence MATLEMQSTAQLAESRRKMQAKRRLKNRIALTLSMATMAFGLFWLVWILLSTVTRGFDGMSLALFTEMTPPPNTAGGGLANALAGSGLLILWATVIGTPLGIMAGIYLAEYGRKSWLAEIIRFINDILLSAPSIVVGLFVYTIVVAQMQHFSGWAGVIALALLQVPIVIRTTENMLKLVPDSLREAAYALGTPKWKMISAITLKASVSGIMTGVLLAVARIAGETAPLLFTALSNQFWSTDMMQPIANLPVTIFKFAMSPFAEWQQLAWAGVLIITLCVLLLNILARVIFAKGKHG
- the pstC gene encoding phosphate ABC transporter permease PstC codes for the protein MAATKPAFNPPGKKGDMIFSALVRLAALIVLLLLSGIIVSLIFSSWPSIQKFGFSFLWTKEWDAPNDIYGALVPIYGTVVTSVIALLIAVPVSFGIALFLTELSPGWLKRPLGIAIELLAAIPSIVYGMWGLFIFAPLFATYFQEPVGNVLSTIPFVGALFSGPAFGIGILAAGVILAIMIIPYIAAVMRDVFEQTPVMMKESAYGIGCTTWEVIWRIVLPFTKNGVIGGVMLGLGRALGETMAVTFIIGNTYQLDSASLFMPGNSITSALANEFAEAESGLHVAALMELGLILFVITFIVLAISKFMILRLAKNEGAR
- the pstS gene encoding phosphate ABC transporter substrate-binding protein PstS, producing MNVMRTTVATVVAATFSLSAFAVNAAASLTGAGATFPAPVYAKWADTYQKETGNKINYQGIGSSGGVKQITAKTVDFGASDAPLADDKLAQEGLFQFPTVIGGIVLAINVPGVKAGELVLDGKTLGDIYLGNIKKWDDAAIAKLNPGLKLPSQNIAVVRRADGSGTSFVFTSYLAKVNEEWKSKVGSGSTVNWPTGLGGKGNDGIAAFVQRLPGSIGYVEYAYAKQNNLTYTKLISADGKAVSPTEESFSNAAKDIDWSKSFAQDLTNQKGADVWPITSTTFILVHKEQAKPEQGAEVLKFFDWAYKKGGKQANDLDYATLPDSVVEQVRAAWKTSVKDSSGKAVY
- the glmS gene encoding glutamine--fructose-6-phosphate transaminase (isomerizing), whose translation is MCGIVGAVAQRDVAEILLEGLRRLEYRGYDSAGLAVVDNEGHMTRLRRLGKVQMLSQAAEDHPLHGGTGIAHTRWATHGEPSEGNAHPHVSDHIVVVHNGIIENHEPLRETLQARGYVFVSETDTEVIAHLVHWELEQGGTLREAVLRAIPQLRGAYGTVIMDTRHPDTLLAARSGSPLVIGLGMGENFIASDQLALLPVTRRFIFLEEGDIAEVTRRSVTVFDKSGAQIKRPDIESSLQYDAGDKGIYRHYMQKEIYEQPNAIKNTLTGRISHGEVDLSELGPNANEMLTKVEHIQIVACGTSYNSGMVSRYWFEALAGVPCDVEIASEFRYRKSAVRRNSLMITLSQSGETADTLAALRLSKELGYLGSLAICNVPGSSLVRESDLAMMTNAGTEIGVASTKAFTTQLTVLLMLVAKLSRLKGQDVAIEHDIVHGLQALPSRIEQMLSQDKRIEALAEDFSDKHHALFLGRGDQYPIALEGALKLKEISYIHAEAYAAGELKHGPLALIDADMPVIVVAPNNELLEKLKSNIEEVRARGGVLYVFADQDAGFTSSDNMHIIEMPHVEEVIAPIFYTVPLQLLAYHVALIKGTDVDQPRNLAKSVTVE
- the glmU gene encoding bifunctional UDP-N-acetylglucosamine diphosphorylase/glucosamine-1-phosphate N-acetyltransferase GlmU, producing MLNTKMSVVILAAGKGTRMYSDLPKVLHTLAGKAMVQHVIDTANNLGAHQVHLVYGHGGELLRQRLTDDKLNWVLQAEQLGTGHAMQQAAPFFADDEDILMLYGDVPLISVETLERLREAKPQGGIGLLTVVLDDPTGYGRITRENGVVTGIVEQKDASEAQRQINEINTGILVANGGDLKRWLGKLTNNNAQGEYYITDIISLAYHEGREIAAVHPQRLSEVEGVNNRLQLSRLERAYQTEQAEKLLLAGVMLRDPSRFDLRGTLEHGRDVEIDANVIIEGNVKLGDRVKIGAGCIIKNSVIGDDCDISPYSVVEDARLEADCTIGPFARLRPGAELLVGAHVGNFVEMKKARLGKGSKAGHLTYLGDAEIGDNVNVGAGVITCNYNGANKFKTIIGDDVFVGSDTQLVAPVTVAKGATIAAGTTVTRDVAENELVISRVPQINKQGWKRPVKKK
- a CDS encoding F0F1 ATP synthase subunit epsilon; the encoded protein is MAMTYHLDVVSAEKQMFSGLVEKIQVTGSEGELGVFPGHAPLLTAIKPGMIRIVKQFGHEEFIYLSGGILEVQPGSVTVLADTAIRGQDLDEARALESKRKAEEHINSSHGDVDYAQASAELAKAIAKLRVIELTKKAM
- the atpD gene encoding F0F1 ATP synthase subunit beta, whose amino-acid sequence is MATGKIVQVIGAVVDVEFPQDAVPRVYDALEVKNGNETLVLEVQQQLGGGIVRTIAMGSSDGLRRGLEVTDLSHPIEVPVGKATLGRIMNVLGQPIDMKGDIGEEERWAIHRAAPSYEELSSSQELLETGIKVIDLMCPFAKGGKVGLFGGAGVGKTVNMMELIRNIAIEHSGYSVFAGVGERTREGNDFYHEMTDSNVLDKVSLVYGQMNEPPGNRLRVALTGLTMAEKFRDEGRDVLLFVDNIYRYTLAGTEVSALLGRMPSAVGYQPTLAEEMGVLQERITSTKTGSITSVQAVYVPADDLTDPSPATTFAHLDATVVLSRQIASLGIYPAVDPLDSTSRQLDPLVVGQEHYDTARGVQSLLQRYQELKDIIAILGMDELSEEDKLVVARARKIQRFLSQPFFVAEVFTGSPGKYVSLKDTIRGFKGIMEGEYDHLPEQAFYMVGSIEEAVEKAKKL